In the genome of Nymphaea colorata isolate Beijing-Zhang1983 chromosome 9, ASM883128v2, whole genome shotgun sequence, one region contains:
- the LOC116261501 gene encoding uncharacterized protein LOC116261501 isoform X3, protein MEDRRGGVLRSLKKQRPSIRSLFRSGQNPANSAAIPSDQCIPQLSQIANSVVARCSRVLLIQPEQLQRQFESQMPEDVRQPSCYARNLLEYCSYSALHLMVQEPDHLSDREFRRLSYDMMLAWEAPAAGCETLSKEISMQGKTIVEDEDGVSIFYADSLNMAVQVDDKKTVGLEAFTRIAPAAPSIADIIAVDNLFAALTSSSGGQLHFLIYEKYLIALDKVIRTARSFGGSAMISNLQLAAGEIAIEVDGTIPTQPVFQHIGISAWPGRLILTNRSLYFESVGVGSFNKATIYDLSSDSKQIVKRECTGPLGAKLFDKAVSYKSMSLPEPVSMEFPEFKGHLRRDYWLAIIREVLHVNQFIRKFSLTDVREGEALSRAILGIFRCRAIRDAFHTVPAHFRTILSFSLAEKLPKGDNILEALSGRLEMLNIESGGSSLNGSKINSTTIQPVSLLTLQKFGLIIMKETEVIKDVKFSNGDVWVGDVNPLELALKQSKLDSSKAEAAHASVTQMKVEGVDTNLAVMKELLSPLMEVATWVQLLASWESSVKSSIFLMIFCYAIFSSHAMA, encoded by the exons ATGGAGGATAGGAGAGGCGGGGTACTCAGGAGCCTCAAGAAGCAACGTCCCTCTATTAGATCCTTATTCCGAAGCGGACAGAATCCGGCGAATTCGGCCGCCATCCCCTCCGATCAATGCATTCCTCAGCTATCTCAGATTGCCAATTCCGTCGTCGCCCGTTGCTCTAG GGTTCTTCTCATCCAACCCGAGCAGTTACAGCGTCAATTTGAGAGTCAGATGCCTGAAGATGTTAGGCAACCTTCTTGTTATGCACGCAACCTATTAGAGTATTGCTCCTACAGTGCTTTGCACCTCATGGTTCAGGAACCAGATCACTTGAGTGACAGGGAATTCCGTCGCTTATCTTATGATATGATGCTTGCATGGGAAGCTCCTGCTGCTGGTTGTGAAACTTTATCCAAA GAAATCAGCATGCAAGGTAAAACGATAGTAGAAGATGAGGATGGAGTATCTATTTTTTACGCAGATTCACTAAACATGGCGGTTCAG gttgaTGATAAGAAAACTGTCGGTTTAGAGGCATTTACACGAATAGCTCCAGCTGCTCCTTCTATAGCAGATATTATAGCAGTAGATAATCTTTTTGCTGCACTTACAAGTTCATCAGGTGGACAGCTTCATTTTCTGATATATGAGAAGTATCTAATTGCTCTGGACAA AGTAATTAGAACTGCAAGGAGCTTTGGTGGATCTGCAATGATTTCAAACCTGCAGCTTGCTGCGGGAGAGATAGCTATAGAAGTCGATGGTACTATTCCTACACAGCCGGTTTTTCAGCACATTGGCATCTCTGCATGGCCAG gacGTTTGATATTGACCAATCGATCTCTTTACTTTGAGTCTGTGGGGGTAGGCTCATTCAACAAAGCCACTATATATGATCTATCATCGGATTCAAAACAGATTGTCAAGCGAGAATGTACTGGTCCATTGGGAGCTAAGTTGTTTGATAAAGCTGTCTCATACAAGTCAATGTCCTT ACCAGAGCCTGTCTCCATGGAGTTTCCCGAATTCAAAGGTCATTTACGTCGAGACTACTGGTTGGCCATTATTCGAGAGGTCTTGCACGTTAATCAATTCATTAGAAAGTTCTCTCTCACAGATGTCAGGGAGGGGGAAGCACTCTCAAGGGCTATTTTGGGCATTTTCCGCTGTCGTGCAATAAGGGATGCCTTTCACACTGTCCCTGCCCATTTCAGGACCATTCTTTCTTTCAGTTTAGCTGAAAAGCTTCCTAAAGGAGATAACATCTTGGAGGCTTTATCTGGCCGTCTCGAAATGTTAAACATTGAAAGTGGTGGTTCATCACTAAATGGCTCCAAAATAAATTCTACTACTATACAACCAGTTTCACTGTTGACACTTCAAAAATTTGGCCTAATCATCATGAAGGAGACTGAAGTAATTAAAGATGTTAAGTTCTCTAATGGAGATGTTTGGGTTGGTGATGTGAATCCATTGGAGTTGGCTCTCAAACAGTCGAAGCTTGATTCAAGTAAAGCTGAGGCAGCACATGCATCTGTTACTCAAATGAAAGTGGAAGGTGTTGATACTAACTTGGCAGTGATGAAG GAATTACTATCTCCACTCATGGAAGTAGCTACATGGGTTCAGTTGTTGGCCTCATGGGAGAGCTCAGttaaatcatcaattttcttGATGATATTCTGTTATGCAATTTTCAG